One Halovivax ruber XH-70 genomic region harbors:
- a CDS encoding DUF7504 family protein codes for MESTPLDAISPPANVLLLHDSQAQLPDCESLCCGADRTAILRVSFGGESCEEPPLGATDARVGVLSVGDVIRAGESSDEPDFSGPVAVDTVADPTDLSAIGVSISRFCEHWADEQVGVCFSSLDALLRQRDPEPIFEFIYYLNRRLETVDAMAHFHLDTSRHEDRIVAAFGEIFDEIVIDDSATGSIPEATDDDVASLLADIEAEPDSPTYPWETGQISEATDEDVEQVLGG; via the coding sequence ATGGAATCTACGCCGCTCGATGCTATCTCCCCGCCGGCAAACGTCCTCCTCCTGCACGATTCGCAGGCACAGCTACCCGATTGTGAGTCGCTCTGCTGTGGAGCGGACCGAACGGCAATCCTGCGAGTCTCGTTCGGTGGCGAGTCGTGTGAGGAACCGCCGCTCGGTGCGACGGACGCCCGCGTCGGGGTACTCTCCGTCGGCGACGTCATCAGGGCTGGCGAGTCGAGCGACGAGCCGGACTTTTCCGGCCCCGTCGCCGTCGACACCGTGGCGGATCCGACGGACCTGTCGGCGATCGGGGTGTCGATCAGCCGCTTTTGTGAACACTGGGCTGACGAACAGGTGGGCGTCTGTTTCAGTTCGCTCGATGCGTTACTTCGCCAGCGCGACCCGGAACCGATCTTCGAGTTCATCTACTATCTCAACCGCCGACTCGAGACCGTCGACGCGATGGCGCACTTCCATCTGGACACGTCTCGACACGAAGACCGCATCGTCGCCGCGTTTGGCGAAATCTTCGACGAGATCGTGATCGACGACAGTGCGACCGGATCGATTCCAGAGGCCACCGACGACGACGTCGCATCGTTGCTGGCAGACATCGAGGCCGAACCTGACTCGCCCACGTACCCCTGGGAAACCGGTCAAATCTCCGAGGCGACGGACGAGGACGTCGAACAGGTGCTGGGTGGGTAA
- a CDS encoding DEAD/DEAH box helicase, whose product MSQQLQAVDTLFAHQIGDDYLVVPIRDDDRLFRAKLSLSETSAGPRPTKFRLKQGSSEEPRQPDEFVEIARRADRIRISEQTSAAKRAELLEMLAGYQLDDKAKAVRTCRYCASEGRYSPVTTETAVKDDRDWICRDCARQELERQLSFSGGVTGAAKERLEELMMEVQDLQRIVNLLKGQLDPDLTKFDTISATTDEVDLAPVDSLDLHDDLQGLLEDRFDTLLPVQSLAVENGLLESAAHRAADDASGSDPRAGWQDQLVVSATATGKTLVGELAGIDRALKGKGKLLFLVPLVALANQKHEDFEDEYGHLVDVSIRVGASRIADSGNRFDPHADVIVGTYEGIDHALRTGKDMGDIGTVVIDEVHTLKEADRGHRLDGLISRLKYATEQRASERSGYDGAQWVYLSATVGNPEHLGKALEATVIEFEERPVPIERHVTFADGQEKVRVANKLVKREFDTKSSKGYRGQTIIFTNSRRRCHEISRKLEYDAAPYHAGLDYRRRKTVEQKFGDQELAAVVTTAALAAGVDFPASQVVFDTLAMGIEWLSVQEFHQMLGRAGRPDYHDEGKVYVLVEPDTTYHNSMEGTEDEIAFKLLKGEMEPVTTPYDEGAAIEETLANVTVGGRDAKRLNDRMLGDVPTKHAIGKLLEYDFIDGFEPTPLGRVVTEHFLDPDEAFALLDGIRKDATPFDLIADIELRDQDL is encoded by the coding sequence GTGTCGCAGCAGCTTCAGGCGGTGGATACCCTCTTCGCCCACCAGATCGGTGACGACTACCTCGTGGTTCCCATCCGGGACGACGACCGGTTGTTCCGTGCCAAGCTGAGCCTGTCGGAGACCTCGGCCGGGCCGCGCCCGACGAAGTTCCGCCTGAAGCAAGGATCGAGCGAGGAGCCGAGACAGCCCGACGAGTTCGTCGAGATCGCTCGCCGGGCCGACCGCATTCGGATCTCCGAGCAGACGTCCGCCGCGAAACGAGCGGAACTGCTGGAGATGCTCGCGGGCTACCAGCTCGACGACAAGGCGAAGGCGGTTCGGACCTGCCGGTACTGCGCGTCAGAGGGTCGCTACTCGCCGGTGACGACGGAGACTGCCGTCAAAGACGATCGCGACTGGATCTGTCGGGACTGTGCACGACAGGAACTCGAGCGCCAGCTGTCCTTCAGCGGCGGCGTGACAGGTGCAGCCAAAGAGCGCCTCGAAGAGCTCATGATGGAGGTTCAGGACCTCCAGCGCATCGTCAACCTCCTGAAGGGCCAGCTCGACCCGGACCTGACGAAGTTCGATACGATCAGCGCGACGACCGACGAGGTCGACCTCGCACCGGTCGACTCGCTCGATCTGCACGACGACCTGCAGGGGCTGCTCGAGGACCGGTTCGACACCTTGCTCCCGGTCCAGAGTCTGGCGGTCGAGAACGGATTGCTGGAGAGCGCGGCCCACCGGGCCGCGGACGACGCGAGCGGGTCGGACCCGCGAGCGGGCTGGCAGGACCAGCTTGTCGTGAGTGCAACGGCGACCGGGAAGACGCTGGTCGGCGAACTCGCTGGGATCGACCGCGCGCTAAAGGGCAAGGGGAAGCTGCTCTTTCTGGTCCCCCTCGTCGCGCTGGCCAACCAGAAGCACGAGGACTTCGAGGACGAGTACGGCCACCTCGTCGACGTCTCGATCCGCGTCGGGGCGAGTCGAATCGCGGACTCGGGCAACCGCTTCGACCCCCACGCGGACGTCATCGTCGGCACCTACGAGGGGATCGACCACGCCCTGCGGACGGGCAAAGACATGGGCGACATCGGAACCGTCGTCATCGACGAGGTCCACACGCTCAAGGAAGCCGATCGGGGCCACCGCCTGGACGGACTCATCTCCCGGCTGAAGTACGCGACGGAACAGCGCGCTTCGGAGCGAAGCGGATACGACGGTGCACAGTGGGTGTACCTCTCGGCGACCGTCGGCAACCCCGAGCATCTCGGGAAGGCACTGGAGGCCACCGTGATCGAGTTCGAGGAGCGGCCGGTGCCGATCGAGCGCCACGTCACGTTCGCCGACGGCCAGGAGAAGGTGCGCGTGGCGAACAAGCTCGTCAAGCGCGAGTTCGACACGAAATCGTCGAAAGGCTATCGCGGCCAGACGATCATCTTCACGAACTCGCGACGGCGCTGTCACGAGATCTCCCGGAAGCTCGAGTACGACGCCGCGCCATATCACGCCGGGCTCGACTACAGGCGACGCAAGACCGTCGAGCAGAAGTTCGGCGACCAGGAGCTGGCTGCCGTCGTCACGACGGCGGCGCTCGCGGCGGGGGTCGACTTCCCCGCCTCACAGGTCGTCTTCGATACGCTGGCGATGGGGATCGAGTGGCTCTCTGTCCAGGAGTTCCACCAGATGCTCGGTCGGGCGGGTCGACCGGACTACCACGACGAGGGGAAGGTGTACGTCCTCGTCGAACCCGACACCACGTACCACAACTCGATGGAGGGCACCGAGGACGAGATCGCGTTCAAACTCCTCAAGGGCGAGATGGAACCTGTGACGACCCCCTACGACGAGGGGGCGGCGATCGAGGAGACGCTGGCGAACGTCACGGTGGGTGGTCGTGACGCGAAGCGACTCAACGACCGTATGCTGGGCGACGTCCCGACGAAACACGCGATCGGGAAGCTCCTCGAATACGACTTCATCGACGGCTTCGAGCCGACGCCACTGGGTCGGGTGGTCACCGAACACTTCCTCGACCCGGACGAAGCGTTCGCCCTGCTCGACGGCATCCGCAAGGATGCGACGCCGTTCGACCTGATCGCGGATATCGAGTTACGGGATCAGGACCTCTAA
- a CDS encoding HalOD1 output domain-containing protein has translation MTGDLGVEIVSEIADREDVDATALTPPLHDVIDTDALESLFEPTATTDRVGPGTVSFLYHGYDVTVTATGDVRVRATDTTPSNTNATREMTLD, from the coding sequence ATGACGGGGGACCTTGGGGTCGAGATTGTCAGCGAAATCGCCGACCGCGAAGACGTCGACGCGACAGCGCTCACACCGCCACTACACGACGTCATCGACACTGATGCACTGGAATCGTTGTTCGAGCCGACCGCGACGACCGACAGAGTGGGGCCCGGAACGGTCTCCTTTCTGTACCACGGCTACGACGTGACTGTCACCGCCACCGGCGACGTCCGTGTTCGGGCAACCGACACGACGCCGTCGAACACCAATGCGACTCGCGAAATGACCCTCGACTAG
- a CDS encoding rhomboid family intramembrane serine protease — translation MAVSKTLVGIGLAVALGLGYLLRSVDLGRWRRRLSSRLIFGVPWGTAVTVSVLVAFYLFAQHGFAHWERPVTYPYISWSYFYPTGWLTAGIAHGSPAHLVSNTTATVVFGVIAEYTWGHYPPSERERTDEPDRAPDHQDGGSAGPGRRVGPADAERRAGPAERVGPSPRSGGWLSNPWVRALVAFPGTLFAIALLTSAFSLGPGLGFSGAVYAIVAFTLLVAPRLAVGGVVASAALGVLYDALANPIVTAGIESGAPSPPGWAGVGFQAHLLGFLVGAIVAIAVLRTRERTPATGAIFGALVLVGLAQSVWLLVWPGGSDTYTLYRGVGVTFLLVLAVVVSVAATGPTRRLPRPFATVPRMPSRKRLAIVWVGLLTVVLGLFVAAPLAMGEASGFVVGIFLVAYALLVIPAIPPLLPDRLTDGPIDYRQAALVTLCVLAAVVAVVGVPYGFTLIDGEPTGSGAVDVGEYTVTYEENASIDRTMLGFPEEAQSNATYDGLLVASDDHEVFTIGERADVIAYDGEATVAVGGPGEYETVHAERTGWEVLGNETVYAVDLVVDSERTRSYVTEPVETGVQFDETQVLLAPTADGFEVRFEQDGETTAVPVPEVNQTQSVGPFVVRKESGEDTDRITVSRDGVTTPIAERETYPGSK, via the coding sequence ATGGCCGTCTCGAAAACGCTCGTCGGCATCGGTCTCGCCGTCGCGCTCGGACTCGGGTATCTGCTACGCAGTGTCGATCTCGGGCGCTGGAGACGGCGACTGTCCAGCCGCCTGATCTTCGGCGTTCCGTGGGGGACGGCAGTCACGGTGAGCGTCCTCGTCGCCTTCTACCTCTTCGCCCAGCACGGATTCGCACACTGGGAGCGACCGGTTACCTACCCCTACATCTCGTGGTCGTACTTCTACCCGACCGGCTGGCTCACCGCCGGGATCGCACACGGATCGCCGGCACACCTCGTCTCGAACACGACGGCGACGGTCGTCTTCGGCGTCATCGCGGAGTACACCTGGGGGCACTACCCGCCGTCGGAGCGCGAGCGGACCGACGAGCCCGATCGGGCACCCGACCACCAGGACGGTGGATCAGCCGGACCAGGGAGACGGGTCGGACCAGCCGACGCAGAGAGACGAGCTGGACCAGCCGAACGGGTCGGACCATCGCCCCGATCGGGCGGATGGCTGTCGAATCCGTGGGTTCGCGCACTGGTGGCCTTCCCCGGTACGCTCTTCGCCATCGCCCTGCTCACGTCCGCCTTCTCGCTCGGCCCGGGACTCGGCTTCTCCGGTGCCGTCTACGCCATCGTCGCGTTCACGCTCCTCGTCGCACCCCGCCTCGCCGTCGGCGGCGTCGTCGCGAGTGCAGCACTCGGCGTCCTCTACGACGCCCTCGCGAATCCGATCGTCACCGCGGGGATCGAATCGGGTGCCCCCTCGCCGCCGGGCTGGGCCGGCGTCGGTTTCCAGGCGCACTTGCTCGGGTTCCTCGTTGGCGCCATCGTCGCGATCGCCGTCCTCCGCACACGCGAACGGACACCCGCCACTGGTGCGATATTCGGGGCGCTCGTCCTCGTCGGACTCGCCCAGTCTGTCTGGTTGCTCGTCTGGCCCGGCGGAAGCGATACCTACACCCTCTATCGTGGAGTCGGCGTCACGTTCCTGCTCGTCCTCGCCGTCGTCGTCTCCGTCGCCGCGACCGGACCGACCCGGCGACTGCCACGTCCGTTCGCCACGGTCCCGCGAATGCCGAGTCGGAAACGCCTCGCCATCGTCTGGGTCGGCCTCCTCACCGTCGTGCTCGGCCTCTTCGTGGCCGCGCCCCTCGCGATGGGGGAGGCCTCCGGATTCGTCGTCGGGATCTTCCTCGTCGCGTACGCCTTGCTCGTCATCCCGGCCATCCCGCCGCTGCTTCCCGACCGACTCACCGACGGCCCCATCGACTATCGGCAGGCCGCGCTCGTCACGCTCTGTGTCCTGGCCGCCGTCGTCGCCGTCGTCGGCGTTCCGTACGGCTTCACCCTGATCGACGGAGAGCCGACCGGAAGCGGCGCCGTCGATGTCGGTGAGTACACCGTCACGTACGAGGAGAACGCGAGTATCGATCGGACGATGCTCGGATTCCCCGAGGAGGCCCAGTCGAACGCCACCTACGACGGGTTGCTCGTCGCCAGTGACGACCACGAGGTGTTTACGATCGGCGAACGAGCGGACGTCATCGCCTACGACGGCGAAGCGACCGTCGCCGTCGGCGGCCCGGGCGAGTACGAAACGGTTCACGCGGAGCGCACCGGCTGGGAGGTGCTCGGAAACGAGACCGTCTACGCGGTCGATCTCGTCGTCGACAGCGAGCGGACCCGCTCGTACGTCACCGAGCCGGTCGAGACCGGTGTGCAGTTCGACGAGACGCAGGTTCTCCTCGCGCCGACGGCCGACGGATTCGAGGTCCGCTTCGAACAGGACGGTGAGACGACGGCGGTACCCGTCCCCGAGGTGAATCAGACGCAGTCTGTCGGCCCCTTCGTCGTGCGGAAAGAATCCGGCGAGGACACCGATCGGATTACCGTCTCCCGCGACGGTGTGACGACACCAATCGCCGAACGGGAGACGTATCCGGGATCGAAGTAG
- a CDS encoding prolyl oligopeptidase family serine peptidase — protein MSNPTGSDPPATERDPVIEELHGEEIADPYRWLEGDGEAVDEWEDAQNAYTDQFVETERREGLRPQFERVAEHATYQLPVARGGRYFQLIEAADADQPRLTVRTERDAEPRTLVDPTEFGETVSLGWFVPDPDGERVVYGLMDGGTEEFDLRVLDVERGEVIDRVDDVGRCGEFSVAWQGNGFYYQQTGSAADDELLEKAIRYHEIGDDGADRLVTEAIPERRWPQVQVDRETGLVLVSLGELASDTELYVLEDGELVPLVTDVDASLELLAHEGRVFLLTNHDAPRFRLLGIDAATLADGDAAELSSDAAALDAFEPVVPESDDVLFDVAPAGDGLAVHRIRDARSVVSLHDADGTERHELALPEYTGVGRGALGGSSDTDEAFLALQTFDRPSSIVHADAGSGAGPDDWTVVQEPDLPTELDPRAELDLTVERLWVDSTDGATVPVYVVHRADLEPDGDAPTILYGYGGFRIPLLPGFDAYRLPFLAAGGVFAVACLRGGLEFGEEWHEAGHRAQKTHTFDDFEAAGEALIEEGYTNSDRLAAWGGSNGGLLVGAAITRRPELFGAAICAVPLLDMLRFHEFLLGATWTPEYGSPDDPEEFAWLREYSPYHNVSETAYPATLFQTAAGDTRVHPSHARKMTARVQHATTGDAPICFRGDEGTGHGAGTATSIQIEQQLDRWTFVFELLGVGGEE, from the coding sequence ATGAGCAACCCGACAGGTTCCGATCCGCCGGCGACCGAGCGGGACCCCGTTATCGAAGAACTGCACGGCGAGGAGATCGCCGATCCCTACCGCTGGCTCGAAGGCGACGGCGAAGCCGTCGACGAGTGGGAAGATGCCCAGAACGCCTACACCGACCAGTTTGTCGAGACCGAGCGCCGCGAGGGCCTCCGGCCGCAGTTCGAGCGCGTCGCCGAGCACGCGACCTACCAGTTGCCGGTCGCCCGCGGCGGGCGGTACTTCCAGCTGATCGAGGCAGCGGACGCCGATCAGCCCCGGCTCACCGTGCGCACCGAACGGGACGCCGAGCCGCGGACGCTGGTCGACCCGACCGAGTTCGGCGAGACGGTCTCGCTGGGCTGGTTCGTCCCGGACCCGGACGGCGAACGCGTCGTCTACGGGCTGATGGACGGCGGAACCGAAGAGTTCGACTTGCGCGTGCTCGACGTCGAACGCGGCGAGGTGATCGACCGGGTCGACGACGTCGGGCGCTGCGGCGAGTTCTCGGTCGCGTGGCAGGGGAACGGCTTCTACTACCAGCAGACCGGGAGCGCGGCGGACGACGAACTGCTCGAGAAGGCCATTCGGTACCACGAGATCGGCGACGACGGTGCGGATCGCCTCGTCACCGAGGCCATTCCGGAACGTCGCTGGCCGCAGGTCCAGGTCGACCGCGAGACCGGGCTGGTTCTGGTCTCGCTTGGCGAACTGGCTTCGGACACGGAGTTGTACGTTCTCGAGGACGGCGAACTGGTCCCGCTGGTCACCGATGTCGACGCGTCGCTCGAGCTGCTGGCACACGAGGGGCGAGTCTTCCTCCTGACGAACCACGACGCGCCGCGATTCCGACTGCTCGGTATCGACGCCGCGACTCTCGCCGACGGGGATGCCGCCGAACTCTCGTCCGATGCGGCCGCCCTCGACGCGTTCGAGCCCGTCGTTCCCGAGAGTGACGACGTCCTGTTCGACGTCGCGCCGGCCGGCGACGGACTGGCCGTCCACCGCATCCGTGACGCCCGATCGGTCGTCTCGCTTCACGATGCGGATGGCACCGAACGCCACGAACTGGCCCTGCCCGAGTACACCGGCGTCGGTCGCGGCGCCCTCGGCGGCAGCTCGGATACGGACGAGGCGTTCCTCGCGCTCCAGACGTTCGACCGGCCGTCGAGCATCGTCCACGCCGACGCTGGATCCGGGGCGGGGCCCGACGACTGGACCGTCGTTCAGGAACCCGACCTCCCGACGGAACTCGACCCGCGGGCGGAACTCGATCTCACTGTCGAGCGTCTCTGGGTCGACTCCACGGACGGGGCGACGGTCCCGGTGTACGTGGTCCATCGTGCTGATCTCGAACCCGACGGTGACGCGCCGACGATCCTGTACGGTTACGGCGGCTTCCGGATCCCGCTCCTGCCCGGCTTCGACGCGTACCGGCTGCCGTTCCTGGCAGCTGGTGGCGTCTTCGCCGTGGCCTGCCTGCGCGGCGGCCTCGAGTTCGGCGAGGAGTGGCACGAGGCCGGCCATCGCGCGCAGAAGACGCACACCTTCGACGACTTCGAAGCCGCGGGCGAGGCGCTGATCGAGGAGGGGTACACGAACTCGGATCGGCTGGCCGCCTGGGGTGGCTCCAACGGGGGCCTGCTCGTCGGTGCAGCGATCACGCGCCGACCCGAACTCTTCGGCGCTGCCATCTGTGCCGTCCCGCTGCTCGACATGCTCCGCTTCCACGAGTTCCTGCTCGGGGCGACCTGGACGCCGGAGTACGGCTCGCCGGACGACCCCGAGGAGTTCGCGTGGCTCCGCGAGTACTCGCCGTACCACAACGTCTCTGAGACGGCGTACCCGGCGACGCTCTTCCAGACGGCCGCCGGTGATACGCGGGTCCACCCATCACACGCCCGGAAGATGACCGCCCGCGTTCAGCACGCCACGACTGGCGACGCCCCGATTTGCTTCCGCGGCGACGAAGGGACGGGGCACGGTGCCGGGACCGCGACCTCCATCCAGATCGAACAGCAACTGGACAGGTGGACGTTCGTCTTCGAGCTGCTCGGCGTTGGCGGCGAAGAGTAG
- a CDS encoding FAD-dependent oxidoreductase encodes MSDPDTVTSDTACGEAADGSADDKPRPTDYDVVIVGGGPAGCAAGVFTARYGLDTVIFDRGNSSLQRCAFLENYLGFPAGIDVGTFTDLIHDHAREAGCELVDDMVASVRRTADAEGDSDTAGRKPIENVHSPRFVVETQDGRQATPAHVLTATRYGGEYLRPLDDGGAMFRTFERDGESTEYFDPAYADADGRTPIDGLYVASPSGDRDTQVVTAAGQGGHVARSLIRDRRREQGYPEPVADYWDWFRRAAELPADEREEHWRSYFDERVPDDHGLGEAELAALRATDVDRLSQAYCDPAAVDERTQRGYDRLLDHVGEERIRAYLNESDAQ; translated from the coding sequence ATGAGTGACCCGGACACCGTAACGTCCGACACCGCTTGCGGGGAAGCCGCCGACGGATCGGCCGACGACAAGCCCCGCCCAACCGACTACGACGTGGTCATCGTGGGCGGCGGCCCGGCCGGTTGCGCGGCCGGCGTCTTCACCGCACGGTACGGCCTCGACACCGTCATCTTCGACCGGGGAAACTCCTCGCTCCAGCGGTGTGCATTCCTCGAAAACTACCTCGGCTTTCCCGCGGGGATCGACGTCGGGACGTTCACCGACCTGATCCACGACCACGCGAGGGAAGCGGGGTGCGAACTCGTCGACGACATGGTTGCGAGTGTTAGGCGAACAGCCGACGCCGAGGGTGACAGTGATACCGCAGGCCGCAAACCGATCGAGAACGTACACTCCCCACGCTTCGTCGTCGAGACGCAGGACGGTCGCCAGGCCACGCCAGCGCACGTCCTCACAGCGACACGCTACGGCGGCGAGTATCTTCGGCCGCTCGACGACGGCGGTGCGATGTTTCGGACGTTCGAGCGAGACGGCGAGTCGACCGAGTACTTCGATCCGGCGTACGCGGACGCAGACGGGCGGACGCCGATCGATGGCCTGTACGTCGCCTCGCCGAGCGGCGATCGCGACACGCAGGTCGTCACCGCTGCTGGCCAGGGTGGCCACGTAGCCAGATCGCTCATTAGGGATCGTCGCCGTGAGCAGGGCTATCCCGAACCTGTCGCCGACTACTGGGACTGGTTCCGGCGTGCTGCGGAACTCCCTGCGGACGAACGTGAGGAGCACTGGCGCTCGTACTTCGACGAACGGGTGCCCGACGATCACGGACTCGGGGAAGCGGAACTCGCGGCCCTCCGCGCGACCGACGTCGACCGGCTCTCGCAGGCGTACTGCGACCCGGCAGCCGTCGACGAGCGAACCCAGCGAGGCTACGACCGGCTCCTGGATCACGTCGGCGAGGAACGGATTCGAGCCTATCTGAACGAATCGGACGCACAGTAA